The Rattus rattus isolate New Zealand chromosome 1, Rrattus_CSIRO_v1, whole genome shotgun sequence genome includes a region encoding these proteins:
- the LOC116902767 gene encoding 40S ribosomal protein S2 isoform X2, with protein sequence MADDAGAAGGPGGPGGPGLGGRGARGGKAEDKEWIPVTKLGRLVKDMKIKSLEEIYLFSLPIKESEIIDFFLGASLKDEVLKIMPVQKQTRAGQRTRFKAFVAIGDYNGHVGLGVKCSKEVATAIRGAIILAKLSIVPVRRGYWGNKIGKPHTVPCKVTGRCGSVLVRLIPAPRGTGIVSAPVPKKLLMMAGIDDCYTSARGCTATLGNFAKATFDAISKTYSYLTPDLWKETVFTKSPYQEFTDHLVKTHTRVSVQRTQAPAVATT encoded by the exons ATGGCGGATGATGCCGGTGCAGCGGGAGGGCCCGGAGGACCCGGGGGCCCAGGATTAGGAG GCCGCGGGGCTCGTGGAGGTAAAGCTGAAGACAAGGAGTGGATCCCCGTCACCAAGCTGGGCCGCCTGGttaaggacatgaagatcaagtccttggaggagatctacctgttctccctgcccattaaggagtctgagattattgactttttcctGGGTGCATCTCTAAAGGATGAAGTTCTGAAAATCatgccagtgcagaagcagactcGGGCTGGCCAGCGGACCAGGTTCAAGGCCTTTGTCGCTATTGGGGACTACAATGGCCACGTTGGTCTTGGTGTTAAGTGCTCCAAGGAGGTAGCCACTGCCATCCGAGGGGCCATCATCCTGGCCAAGCTTTCGATCGTCCCAGTGCGGAGAGGCTACTGGGGGAACAAGATTGGCAAGCCCCACACTGTGccatgcaaggtgacaggccgctgtggctctgtgctggtgCGTCTCATCCCCGcccccagaggcactggcattgtctctgctcctgtgcccaagaagctactgatgatggccggtatagatgactgctacacttcagccaggggctgcactgccaccctgggcaactttgccaaggccacctttgatgccatctccaagacctacagctacctgacccctgacctctggaaagagactgtgttcaccaagtctccttatcaggaattcactgaccatcttgtgaaaacccacaccagagtctctgttcagaggacccaggctccagctgtggctaccacataa
- the LOC116902767 gene encoding 40S ribosomal protein S2 isoform X1: MADDAGAAGGPGGPGGPGLGGRGGFRGGFGSGLRGRGRGRGRGRGRGRGRGARGGKAEDKEWIPVTKLGRLVKDMKIKSLEEIYLFSLPIKESEIIDFFLGASLKDEVLKIMPVQKQTRAGQRTRFKAFVAIGDYNGHVGLGVKCSKEVATAIRGAIILAKLSIVPVRRGYWGNKIGKPHTVPCKVTGRCGSVLVRLIPAPRGTGIVSAPVPKKLLMMAGIDDCYTSARGCTATLGNFAKATFDAISKTYSYLTPDLWKETVFTKSPYQEFTDHLVKTHTRVSVQRTQAPAVATT, from the coding sequence ATGGCGGATGATGCCGGTGCAGCGGGAGGGCCCGGAGGACCCGGGGGCCCAGGATTAGGAGGCCGCGGCGGCTTCCGCGGAGGATTCGGCAGCGGCCTTAGGGGCCGCGGTCGTGGCCGAGGCCGTGGCCGTGGCCGTGGTCGAGGCCGCGGGGCTCGTGGAGGTAAAGCTGAAGACAAGGAGTGGATCCCCGTCACCAAGCTGGGCCGCCTGGttaaggacatgaagatcaagtccttggaggagatctacctgttctccctgcccattaaggagtctgagattattgactttttcctGGGTGCATCTCTAAAGGATGAAGTTCTGAAAATCatgccagtgcagaagcagactcGGGCTGGCCAGCGGACCAGGTTCAAGGCCTTTGTCGCTATTGGGGACTACAATGGCCACGTTGGTCTTGGTGTTAAGTGCTCCAAGGAGGTAGCCACTGCCATCCGAGGGGCCATCATCCTGGCCAAGCTTTCGATCGTCCCAGTGCGGAGAGGCTACTGGGGGAACAAGATTGGCAAGCCCCACACTGTGccatgcaaggtgacaggccgctgtggctctgtgctggtgCGTCTCATCCCCGcccccagaggcactggcattgtctctgctcctgtgcccaagaagctactgatgatggccggtatagatgactgctacacttcagccaggggctgcactgccaccctgggcaactttgccaaggccacctttgatgccatctccaagacctacagctacctgacccctgacctctggaaagagactgtgttcaccaagtctccttatcaggaattcactgaccatcttgtgaaaacccacaccagagtctctgttcagaggacccaggctccagctgtggctaccacataa